The Pochonia chlamydosporia 170 chromosome 1, whole genome shotgun sequence genome window below encodes:
- a CDS encoding L-galactose dehydrogenase (L-GalDH) (similar to Cordyceps militaris CM01 XP_006670156.1): protein MAQQQKPLSQVLPPLILGTATFNYQYNDDPSQMPYTDIIRKALEHNIAAFDTSPYYGPSEVLLGDALRTLTPPPSRDGYFLITKAGRIAGNEFDYSPAWIRYSVCRSLERLNTPYLDLVYAHDVEFVSPDEVLAAVKELRSLRDQGLIRYVGISGYPVEILASLAETILELTGEPLDAVMSYSHFCIQNSQLGRPDILERFHKAGVDCIPNASMLGMGLITTRGADNGPMASWHPAPPQLRDACNSLAKIAAKSGEHLEEIAIRWALENWAHTGSQFGSVAYPPALLAEARADETGHPARIGVSVMGVSNVRELEETWALWKSVVGLANQADERAAGRRDRINRIVTEQMWPMLGPWKDYAWQSGGETFMNMRKAKGAVPIDAVAQRWGLIPKKFLDSPKI, encoded by the coding sequence atggctcaGCAGCAAAAGCCGCTCTCGCAGGTTCTGCCTCCCCTAATACTGGGGACGGCTACCTTCAATTACCAATACAATGACGACCCCTCGCAAATGCCCTACACAGATATTATTCGGAAAGCACTAGAGCACAACATTGCCGCATTCGATACCTCGCCATATTATGGCCCGTCCGAAGTTCTGTTGGGCGATGCACTGCGAACCCTaacgccgcctccatcaagAGACGGTTATTTTCTCATTACAAAGGCTGGTCGAATTGCCGGCAATGAGTTTGATTACTCGCCCGCTTGGATTCGGTACAGTGTTTGCCGGAGTCTCGAGCGTTTAAACACACCATATCTCGACCTCGTTTATGCTCACGACGTGGAATTTGTCTCTCCAGACGAggttttggcggcggtgAAGGAGCTGCGAAGTCTGCGAGACCAAGGCTTGATTCGATATGTGGGAATTAGTGGATATCCGGTCGAAATTTTGGCGTCGCTCGCAGAGACGATTTTAGAATTGACAGGGGAGCCCTTGGATGCTGTCATGTCTTACTCCCATTTCTGCATTCAAAATAGTCAACTCGGACGGCCGGATATTCTCGAGCGATTTCATAAGGCTGGCGTTGACTGCATTCCCAATGCAAGCATGCTGGGCATGGGCTTGATCACAACAAGGGGAGCTGACAACGGCCCGATGGCGTCCTGGCATCCTGCGCCGCCGCAACTGCGCGATGCTTGCAACAGCTTGGCCAAGATTGCGGCCAAATCGGGAGAGCACCTTGAAGAGATCGCCATTCGCTGGGCCCTGGAAAACTGGGCTCACACTGGTAGCCAGTTCGGCTCAGTTGCCTATCCCCCAGCCCTGCTGGCAGAAGCAAGAGCGGACGAGACTGGCCATCCAGCTCGTATCGGAGTGAGCGTAATGGGAGTATCCAACGTGCGGGAGCTCGAGGAGACGTGGGCGTTGTGGAAGAGTGTAGTCGGACTTGCGAACCAAGCCGATGAACGCGCGGCGGGGAGGCGAGATCGAATTAATCGGATTGTCACGGAGCAAATGTGGCCAATGTTGGGACCATGGAAAGATTACGCTTGGCAAAGCGGTGGAGAGACCTTTATGAACATGAGGAAGGCAAAAGGTGCTGTCCCCATCGATGCAGTCGCTCAGCGATGGGGTTTGATACCCAAGAAGTTTTTGGACAGCCCCAAGATTTAA
- a CDS encoding beta-lactamase family protein (similar to Metarhizium acridum CQMa 102 XP_007807899.1) has protein sequence MNIYARLSVLLLSLAGPTSAVLNCRPEGPILPKPRLSNSSGIKAAGANLTKTLNNAIKGSIKAGWPVENVSFSLAVVSTDQKNAGVPIWEYHHRAEKNVRGTKKVTRDSQYLIGSVSKVISDYILLKSGVDIDRPVTDFLPKLKSPKSKIDWSGITLRMLGSQLSGAPTNNGFSEYYFLKDLFVQSGFPKLKDSDYPSCGVIGLNKGCSANETLDGMITQYPVTAPMERAAYSNIAFVVFVLALQEVTGKNYTELVADVVSKPLGLQNTLPSPGDDAKAVIPPGNSTWGSDYGYNAPGGGLVSSVADLSKFTYKLLTRSIGLTPTQTRQWLKPEAYTGAYSAVGLPWEIFRPLNLTPAHPHPVTVYGKGGGAQLYSSQLNVVDEYGMGLIMLSAGNPGASIFLSDALLATFVPAADQVAREQAKKEYARTFKSPSSKTQTKSLEASFKLDSDSLVVSEIRDNGEDVFAGIKKMWGLTMGQYTAAFGSTVRLFPTDLAQTAQMNGKNVTGEVWRLWPEFGEAMESDLPGSRLSYDNCLQWSLGDWVHYGKEPLDRIIFYKDADGHVIGLEMPFLRTGVMKPM, from the exons ATGAATATCTACGCTCGCTTGTCCGTTTTGCTTCTATCCCTAGCTGGACCGACTTCAGCGGTTCTCAACTGCCGGCCGGAGGGACCAATCCTGCCCAAACCGAGACTCAGCAACTCGTCAGGCATAAAAGCAGCGGGGGCAAATCTAACAAAGACTCTCAATAATGCTATCAAGGGGTCCATTAAAGCAGGGTGGCCTGTTGAAAATGTGTCGTTTTCCTTGGCTGTCGTGTCTACGGACCAGAAGAATGCCGGTGTGCCGATTTGGGAATATCACCATAGGGCGGAGAAGAATGTGCGAGGTACCAAGAAGGTTACTCGGGACTCGCAGTATCTTATTGGATCTGTGAGCAAGGTCATCTCGGATTATATTCTTCTCAAGTCTGGAGTTGATATTGACCGCCCTGTTACCGATTTCCTTCCGAAGCTGAAGAGTCCCAAGTCTAAGATTGATTGGAGCGGTATCACGTTGCGGATGCTGGGATCACAGCTGAGCGGAGCGCCTACAAACA ATGGATTCTCAGAATATTATTTCCTCAAAGATCTCTTTGTGCAGTCCGGATTTCCGAAGCTCAAGGATTCTGATTACCCGTCTTGTGGTGTAATTGGTCTCAACAAGGGCTGCTCTGCAAATG AAACCTTAGATGGAATGATTACCCAATACCCCGTCACGGCACCTATGGAGAGAGCGGCATACTCAAACATTGCGTTTGTAGTTTTCGTCCTGGCACTTCAAGAAGTGACCGGGAAGAACTACACGGAGCTTGTGGCAGATGTTGTGTCAAAACCACTTGGTTTGCAGAATACCCTTCCCTCTCCAGGAGATGACGCAAAGGCGGTCATCCCTCCCGGAAACAGTACATGGGGATCTGATTACGGCTACAATGCCCC TGGAGGCGGCTTGGTCTCTTCAGTCGCAGACCTCTCAAAATTTACCTATAAGCTCCTCACACGATCCATCGGTCTAACGCCAACCCAAACACGACAATGGCTAAAACCAGAGGCATATACTGGAGCATACAGTGCAGTAGGACTGCCATGGGAAATCTTCCGACCTCTCAACCTCACTCCCGCCCATCCCCATCCAGTCACCGTATACGGCAAAGGCGGAGGAGCGCAACTCTACAGCAGCCAGCTTAACGTTGTTGACGAATACGGAATGGGTCTGATAATGCTCTCGGCCGGCAATCCAGGAGCTTCCATCTTCCTATCAGATGCTCTTCTAGCGACATTCGTCCCTGCGGCCGACCAAGTTGCCCGAGAGCAAGCTAAGAAAGAATATGCTCGCACCTTCAAATCTCCCTCATCCAAAACACAGACCAAGTCTTTGGAAGCGTCATTCAAGCTGGACAGTGACTCTCTTGTTGTTTCGGAGATTCGTGATAATGGCGAGGACGTCTTTGCTGGCATCAAGAAGATGTGGGGACTTACCATGGGCCAGTACACAGCGGCGTTTGGTTCAACCGTGAGACTGTTTCCCACGGACCTGGCTCAGACGGCTCAGATGAATGGCAAGAATGTCACTGGCGAGGTTTGGCGCTTGTGGCCGGAATTCGGTGAGGCGATGGAGTCTGATCTGCCTGGTTCGAGGCTGAGCTATGACAATTGCCTGCAGTGGAGTCTTGGGGATTGGGTCCACTATGGAAAGGAGCCGCTGGATAGAATCATCTTTTATAAAGATGCCGATGGCCATGTTATTGGTTTGGAAATGCCTTTCCTGAGGACTGGCGTGATGAAGCCCATGTAA
- a CDS encoding actin (similar to Verticillium alfalfae VaMs.102 XP_003000466.1): MAGGRKAKPAPPARPANTLIVDNGAYTLKAGIITDGQVTEPRIIPNCIARDRSRKVYLGTDIAKCRDFGEIQFRRPVERGFIVNWEAQKEIWDQEIFDNAATKCDPSETRLILAEPPNGLPVLQTNCDQVVFEEYGFTSYYRGIGSSFNAYHDIQNLFRTPKDTPTAANVPAEVMLVIDSGYSHTTITPLLRGQPLHSAVRRLDVGGKLLTNYLARLLSLRHFDMRNETYIVNEMKETACYVTPDFKSDLEKTWKGTKGEKRPSYISGAGIVKDYVLPDFHTHTKGSMRDYDPTRHGKARKLAAAGQTDEDVLTLRNERFAVPELIFNPMDMGMRQPGLADLIQQSLQELPVGLWPGLLANIVVVGGNTMFDGFIQRLQKEVVQRVPDDCVVRVARPADPITSTWVGAANLANHANIEKLVVTKKEYEELGSALVARKFAVGLELT; this comes from the exons ATGGCCGGCGGACGCAAAGCAAagccagcaccgccagccCGGCCTGCAAACACGCTCATCGTAGACAATGGCGCGTACACGTTGAAGGccggcatcatcaccgacgGTCAGGTCACCGAACCTCGAATCATCCCCAACTGCATTGCACGCGATCGGTCGAGAAAAGTCTATCTCGGAACCGACATTGCGAAATGCCGCGACTTTGGCGAGATACAGTTCCGGCGACCCGTTGAGAGGGGCTTCATCGTCAATTGGGAAGCCCAAAAGGAAATTTGGGACCAGGAAATATTTGACAATGCAGCCACCAAGTGCGATCCCTCTGAGACGCGTCTGATTCTCGCCGAGCCTCCCAATGGGCTACCGGTACTGCAGACGAATTGCGATCAGGTAGTTTTCGAGGAATACGGCTTCACCAGCTACTATCGAGGCATCG GCTCCAGCTTCAATGCCTACCACGACATTCAAAACCTGTTTCGCACCCCGAAAGACACACCCACTGCAGCAAACGTGCCCGCAGAGGTCATGCTGGTAATCGATTCGGGATACTCTCACACGACCATAACGCCCCTGCTCCGAGGGCAACCGCTACACTCTGCAGTCCGACGACTCGATGTTGGCGGCAAGCTGCTCACCAACTACCTGGCCCGCCTCCTTTCCCTCCGGCACTTCGACATGCGCAATGAGACATACATCGTCAATGAAATGAAGGAAACGGCATGCTACGTGACGCCCGACTTCAAATCAGATCtcgagaagacatggaagGGCACAAAGGGCGAGAAACGACCGTCGTATATATCCGGCGCTGGCATTGTCAAAGACTACGTACTGCCAGACTTCCACACGCACACCAAGGGATCTATGCGCGATTATGACCCCACGAGACATGGCAAGGCGAGAAAACTAGCTGCGGCAGGACAGACGGACGAAGATGTCTTGACCTTGCGAAACGAAAGATTCGCCGTTCCAGAGCTCATATTTAATCCCATGGATATGGGTATGCGTCAGCCTGGATTAGCGGACTTGATTCAGCAGTCCCTACAAGAACTCCCCGTGGGACTTTGGCCCGGTCTTCTGGCTAATATAGTGGTCGTTGGAGGCAACACCATGTTCGATGGGTTCATACAGCGTCTCCAAAAGGAGGTTGTGCAACGAGTCCCAGATGACTGTGTCGTGCGGGTTGCGAGGCCTGCTGATCCAATCACTAGTACGTGGGTTGGTGCAGCTAATCTTGCTAATCATGCGAATATTGAGAAACTCGTCGTTACCAAGAAGGAGTATGAGGAACTGGGTTCTGCGTTGGTGGCGCGTAAATTCGCTGTTGGGCTGGAACTGACCTGA
- a CDS encoding ubiquitin fusion degradation protein (Ufd1) (similar to Metarhizium acridum CQMa 102 XP_007807898.1), producing the protein MSLATVNSQTREELEINTLSLFDVLHNSLILRTIAPYLPIYSLLQLSATNQDFRSLIRNTPGVFRHLDLTQVKKAQFDINPIDNGGEVWRNVQLDENLTEDDFYSGPLRGVFNAIQRQSILKDVQTLILDGLSVTSDLCHELINDTSYSVRILSIRDVKNLNQPKLRGALQYACRQSRAENTPRLKALYVFGSKDVPSTADSGLHGRESRDSISSGWNNKSHRALKSSLDREGDSWWSRRGRIVTRPISQEWINCMAVCEGIIAFDAMLCQGPRHRNSPAFGRPLMMADNEPAAATYAVGGCEGCGKAPEGMVSEELRSPQCLPLLTPVPIMASSVRAATCPSEPGQSFVPRCFDCLRERYCTCCNKWWCESCYQLPGQGQDAGVNNVIVVDEDDSVANFAQSLDLLDTPKIKNRVTKSCWECGNNCEECISKTQRSCKKCCAGYCIVHNEGSSSEYCDWCISRGRGLGRQDAKSSGRMMLASNGIPLTLARRRIRDALTRPLL; encoded by the exons ATGAGCCTAGCCACCGTCAACAGCCAAACGCGTGAAGAGCTCGAGATAAATACACTATCTCTGTTCGATGTCCTCCATAACTCTCTAATCCTCCGCACCATTGCACCCTATTTGCCTATATACAGCCTCCTTCAACTTTCCGCTACCAACCAGGATTTCCGATCTCTTATCCGCAACACTCCTGGTGTATTTCGTCATCTCGACCTCACTCAGGTCAAGAAGGCTCAGTTTGACATCAACCCTATCGATAACGGTGGTGAAGTATGGCGCAACGTTCAGTTGGATGAAAACCTGACTGAAGATGA TTTCTACTCTGGTCCGTTGAGAGGCGTGTTCAACGCTATCCAACGACAAAGCATCTTGAAAGATGTCCAAACCTTGATTCTCGATGGCCTATCAGTGACTTCTGACCTGTGCCACGAGCTTATCAACGACACATCGTATAGTGTCCGCATCTTGAGCATTCGAGATGTCAAAAACCTGAACCAACCCAAGCTCCGCGGAGCCCTGCAATATGCTTGCCGACAAAGCCGTGCTGAAAATACGCCGCGGCTCAAGGCCTTGTATGTGTTTGGTTCGAAAGACGTGCCATCTACGGCGGACTCTGGTCTTCACGGACGAGAGTCTCGAGACTCCATAAGCTCCGGGTGGAACAACAAGAGCCACAGGGCTCTCAAATCCTCTCTGGACCGAGAAGGCGACAGCTGGTGGTCGAGGCGAGGCCGCATAGTGACGCGGCCAATCTCCCAAGAATGGATCAATTGCATGGCCGTCTGCGAAGGTATCATCGCGTTCGACGCCATGCTTTGCCAAGGTCCACGGCACAGAAACTCTCCCGCCTTTGGTCGACCCCTGATGATGGCCGACAACGAACCAGCCGCGGCTACATATGCTGTTGGCGGCTGTGAAGGCTGTGGCAAAGCACCCGAGGGAATGGTATCCGAGGAGCTACGCTCGCCGCAATGCCTCCCCCTACTCACTCCAGTTCCTATTATGGCATCTTCCGTTCGGGCCGCGACCTGTCCCTCTGAACCGGGACAATCCTTTGTGCCACGATGTTTCGACTGTCTACGAGAACGGTATTGCACATGCTGCAATAAGTGGTGGTGCGAATCGTGCTATCAACTTCCCGGCCAGGGACAAGACGCAGGTGTAAACAACGTCATCGTAGTGGATGAAGACGATAGTGTGGCAAATTTTGCTCAGAGCCTAGATTTGCTAGACACACCGAAGATCAAG AACCGCGTCACCAAGAGCTGCTGGGAGTGCGGCAATAAT TGCGAAGAATGTATCAGCAAGACACAACGAAGTTGCAAGAAGTGCTGTGCCGGCTACTGCATTGTTCACAACGAAGGTTCCTCTTCTGAATAT TGTGACTGGTGCATCTCTCGTGGCCGTGGCCTAGGTCGACA GGACGCCAAATCCTCTGGTCGCATGATGCTTGCCTCCAATGGCATCCCTCTCACGCTGGCACGACGCAGAATTCGAGATGCGCTGACCCGGCCGCTGCTTTGA
- a CDS encoding ubiquitin fusion degradation protein (similar to Coccidioides immitis RS XP_001241369.1), producing the protein MDEQPALRWSGSFGVLSNTATAPKTLSGDKIILPQSALEQLLAAAPSQPITASSFTAWDPHNPYRSNGFVSDQRQQLPHPLTFRLVNSQNGNVVFAGIREFSAPEGTMGLSSFLIEALGIEPQELAVKNGNGTSDIDTIDLTGGDAPVTSNSLQITVHATPVPKGTYVRLRPLEAGYNPDDWKSLLERHLREHYTCLTKNSILSVNGVRGETFKFLVDKLSPEGDGICVVDTDLEVDIEALNEEQARETMRQIMTKAQTEVAGGVSKGGDLDIWKDVSGSVQPGGYVDYVLPSWDRSQPLSITLSGIEEQDSLDLFVIPKSSRQRALPRDNTHVFGDFSTAEHGAKIIIISPTNVEMDGAESILISVHGYPLQGQSGSEPIPYVIRAKSGTRTSTNGDNHMDVDSEEHSPDDEQCRNCKQWVPKRTMVLHESFCRRNNITCPQCAAVFKKDSEEWHSHWHCEYDSAKGNSRASKSKHDHIFHEEHHCQDCEFTTNSLSDLARHRTSVCPGKIILCRFCHLEVPQEGDPFNPSPEVVLSGLTAHELADGARTTECHLCDKIVRLRDMETHMKHHELDKVSREKPEICLNVNCGRTLHGVGPRGQIGAGTAQGQGPGNEIGLCSICFSPLYASMHDPEGKALKRRIERKYLGQMMTGCGKAHCANEWCKTGRKNIGLEAKGASASAASPLVKPLLAMIGTPDGHMYFCVDEVNQKRRKIAELLAAEKVWDLEWCVAAAEAEKGNVDRMRDWLQAWAPRK; encoded by the coding sequence ATGGATGAACAACCAGCTTTGCGCTGGTCAGGCTCTTTTGGAGTTCTGTCCAATACAGCTACAGCCCCCAAAACGCTGTCTGGTGACAAGATTATCCTTCCACAGTCTGCCTTGGAACAGCTTCTTGCAGCTGCACCATCGCAACCGATAACCGCCTCAAGCTTCACGGCGTGGGATCCTCACAATCCCTATCGATCGAATGGATTCGTTTCAGATCAACGACAGCAACTTCCACATCCACTTACGTTTCGTCTCGTAAATAGCCAAAATGGCAACGTTGTCTTTGCTGGCATTCGAGAGTTTTCTGCGCCAGAAGGAACTATGGGCCTGAGTTCGTTCCTGATTGAAGCTTTGGGCATTGAACCGCAGGAGCTAGCTgtcaagaatggcaacgGCACATCCGATATCGATACTATAGACCTTACTGGCGGCGACGCCCCCGTGACGAGTAACTCGTTACAAATAACTGTTCATGCGACTCCGGTGCCGAAGGGAACATATGTCAGGCTGAGACCTCTGGAGGCAGGGTATAATCCGGATGATTGGAAGTCCTTATTGGAGCGACACCTTCGAGAACATTATACGTGTCTGACCAAGAACTCTATTCTTTCCGTCAATGGAGTTAGGGGCGAGACGTTCAAGTTCTTGGTGGACAAGCTTTCTCCGGAAGGGGATGGCATTTGCGTCGTTGACACGGACCTGGAGGTTGATATTGAAGCGCTTAATGAAGAACAGGCACGAGAAACGATGCGACAGATCATGACCAAAGCTCAGACTGAAGTGGCTGGCGGCGTATCTAAAGGCGGCGATCTCGACATATGGAAAGACGTCTCTGGGAGCGTACAGCCAGGTGGATACGTTGACTACGTACTACCCTCTTGGGATCGGTCTCAACCTCTGAGCATCACTCTCAGCGGGATAGAAGAGCAAGACTCCTTAGATCTTTTTGTCATACCGAAGTCGTCTCGGCAAAGAGCGTTACCTAGAGACAATACCCATGTGTTTGGCGACTTTTCGACTGCGGAACATGGAGCCAAAATCATTATTATATCGCCTACCAATGTCGAAATGGACGGGGCGGAATCAATCCTCATATCTGTTCATGGCTATCCTCTCCAGGGTCAGAGTGGCAGTGAGCCGATACCCTACGTAATCCGAGCCAAAAGCGGCACACGGACAAGCACAAACGGTGATAATCACATGGACGTCGATAGCGAAGAGCATTCCCCCGATGACGAGCAATGTCGCAACTGCAAACAATGGGTTCCCAAAAGAACAATGGTTTTACACGAAAGTTTCTGCCGGAGGAACAACATCACATGCCCCCAGTGTGCCGCTGTCTTCAAGAAAGATTCAGAAGAGTGGCATTCACACTGGCACTGTGAATACGATTCAGCCAAGGGCAATTCACGCGCCAGCAAGTCCAAACACGATCACATATTCCACGAAGAACATCACTGCCAGGATTGCGAATTCACGACCAATTCGCTGTCCGATTTAGCGAGACATCGAACCTCCGTATGCCCCGGAAAGATCATACTATGTCGATTCTGCCACCTTGAGGTTCCACAAGAAGGCGATCCGTTCAACCCCTCGCCAGAAGTTGTCTTATCCGGCCTAACGGCCCACGAACTCGCAGATGGCGCTCGTACCACTGAGTGTCATTTGTGCGACAAGATTGTCCGCCTTCGTGATATGGAAACACACATGAAGCACCATGAGCTCGATAAGGTGAGCCGAGAAAAGCCAGAGATATGCCTCAACGTAAATTGCGGTCGAACTCTGCACGGTGTCGGACCAAGGGGCCAGATCGGTGCCGGCACAGCACAGGGTCAGGGCCCCGGGAACGAGATCGGCCTTTGCTCTATATGCTTTAGCCCCCTGTACGCCAGCATGCATGACCCCGAGGGAAAGGCTCTGAAGCGGCGGATCGAAAGAAAGTACCTCGGACAAATGATGACTGGCTGTGGCAAGGCTCACTGCGCAAATGAGTGGTGTAAGACTGGCCGGAAGAACATTGGTCTGGAAGCAAAAGGCGCTTCGGCATCAGCAGCTTCGCCCCTGGTGAAGCCGCTGCTAGCAATGATTGGGACTCCAGATGGACACATGTATTTTTGTGTGGATGAGGTGAATCAGAAGAGGCGCAAGATTGCTGAATTGCTGGCCGCTGAGAAAGTATGGGACCTGGAGTGgtgtgttgctgctgcggagGCGGAGAAGGGGAACGTGGATAGGATGAGGGATTGGTTGCAGGCTTGGGCTCCGAGGAAGTGA
- a CDS encoding C2H2 zinc finger protein (similar to Magnaporthe oryzae 70-15 XP_003719064.1), which yields MGNSNTKESRPDHADGTADPRESGRPRNRMSRGDIGGFLGLQAPRDRGRDRQDAPFEHRETRQEREARRLEKERLARAKERERSVREEHVDGGFLVTMGTYTGTEDFSKPVVRQLQIERKLAPFWRGLNDWSDNWAEHQLVAAGRGLPIPAADAPPDPELMPRPPLPHAESSNTQSLQNLTVPMGPRTLSTASDRSGSGAGSGIPSPTTAAPPKASSIKPRAKALAAALSVGSRNASSTDLTPKEVSLPHDPFVNGQPIEVYLYKDASECPICFLSYPPYLNRTRCCDQPICSECFVQIKRSDPHLPEHHPNGETRDPNEGLNPEDPPEMLISEPSACPYCQQPEFGVTYEPPSFRRGLTYSTSTSNLASSTAMSSQSSLNSTLSPSIPQQIGRRRTHSLSATAPNVITTDRVRPDWATKLASARAHQARRAAAATALHTAAFLVGAQENRSILRPSRFGRRSNGTNTPGNEQPPSNPGETEADPNEAAPNRHADGARRTRMEELEDMMFMEAVRLSLATEEERKRKEEKALRKEAKKRQQAEKKAQKKASKDPYGGNISGASGSSLSLGLGRRRGNSGASALRVEATVQGASQVNKPEDSPGTDVENSGDQPGKGKGVDRGPEEAAVGSSSTATSLPIPTGRPRGSSHLRQMSNASSLGSSLADTPSGSYTGPGFTGPDGTASRPEGDRDTGSEPMFNFRSLAELVGVNIDDGSPHPGEGAESPSGNVKDTISRPLSQVKEEEKEGAEAEHVEKMHHEQAGAEDESSPPPGLSSESTAIETIGGTSLSPKVTITPGTPMPDEDIDSTEAKQLGHSRVSVQPSEVMH from the exons ATGGGCAATTCAAATACGAAAGAATCCCGCCCGGATCATGCTGATGGGACGGCTGATCCTCGCGAATCCGGGCGACCACGCAATCGCATGAGCAGAGGAGACATTGGAGGGTTTCTTGGTCTACAGGCACCCAGAGACCGTGGCCGAGATCGGCAGGATGCTCCATTTGAGCACCGTGAGACCAGACAAGAGCGTGAGGCTCGCAGATTAGAAAAAGAGCGCCTGGCCAGGGCAAAGGAGCGGGAGCGTAGTGTCCGAGAGGAACATGTGGACGGCGGTTTTCTCGTCACAATGGGAACATACACTGGCACTGAGGATTTCAGCAAGCCCGTAGTTCGACAGCTTCAG ATCGAAAGAAAGTTGGCCCCATTCTGGCGAGGTCTCAACGACTGGTCCGACAACTGGGCAGAGCATCAGCTTGTCGCAGCTGGTAGGGGGCTTCCCATACCCGCCGCTGATGCGCCTCCTGATCCCGAACTCATGCCTCGACCACCATTACCTCATGCTGAGTCTTCCAACACCCAGAGCCTGCAGAACCTGACGGTACCGATGGGTCCTAGAACGCTATCTACCGCTTCGGATCGTAGCGGCTCTGGAGCTGGATCTGGCATTCCTTCTCCGACGACCGCAGCCCCTCCCAAAGCCTCCTCAATCAAGCCTAGGGCGAAAGCACTTGCAGCAGCTCTTAGTGTCGGTTCTCGCAATGCATCGTCTACTGACTTGACACCGAAGGAGGTGTCTCTGCCACATGATCCATTTGTCAACGGACAACCCATCGAAGTGTACCTCTACAAGGATGCTTCCGAGTGTCCCATATGTTTCTTATCGTATCCCCCGTACCTAAACCGCACACGATGCTGCGACCAGCCCATTTGCAGCGAATGTTTTGTGCAAATAAAGCGATCCGACCCGCACCTACCTGAGCATCATCCAAATGGCGAGACTCGAGATCCAAACGAAGGGCTGAATCCAGAGGACCCGCCAGAGATGCTCATATCAGAACCATCAGCATGCCCTTACTGTCAGCAACCTGAATTTGGCGTCACATATGAGCCCCCTTCTTTCCGGAGAGGGCTGACCTATTCGACATCTACGTCGAATCTCGCTTCCTCCACGGCAATGTCATCGCAGAGTTCCCTCAACTCTACGCTTTCTCCATCAATACCTCAACAAATTGGAAGGCGGCGAACGCATAGCTTGTCAGCAACCGCCCCCAATGTCATCACAACTGACCGAGTGCGTCCGGACTGGGCAACAAAGCTGGCGTCTGCTCGGGCTCATCAGGCCCGGCGTGCCGCAGCGGCTACAGCACTACACACGGCCGCATTCCTAGTCGGAGCACAGGAAAATAGATCAATACTTCGCCCCAGCAGGTTCGGTCGAAGGAGCAATGGAACAAATACTCCTGGCAACGAACAGCCACCTAGCAACCCAGGCGAGACCGAAGCCGACCCCAATGAGGCGGCTCCTAATCGACATGCCGATGGTGCACGACGGACTCGGAtggaagagcttgaagatATGATGTTTATGGAAGCCGTCCGATTGTCTCTGGCCACAGAAGAGGAAAGGAAGCgaaaagaggaaaaggctcTCCGTaaagaagccaagaaacgACAAcaggcagagaagaaggctcAAAAGAAGGCGAGCAAAGACCCTTATGGAGGGAACATTAGCGGCGCCAGCGGAAGCAGTCTTtcccttggccttggtcgAAGACGTGGCAATAGTGGAGCCAGCGCACTGAGAGTCGAGGCTACAGTACAGGGAGCATCTCAAGTCAATAAACCAGAGGATTCACCAGGTACGGACGTGGAAAATTCTGGCGATCAACCAGGAAAGGGGAAGGGCGTTGACCGTGGACCAGAGGAGGCAGCAGTTGGGAGCAGTTCCACGGCCACTTCCCTCCCCATTCCCACGGGTCGTCCTCGCGGAAGCTCACATTTGCGACAGATGAGCAACGCTTCCTCACTTGGATCATCACTTGCCGATACACCGTCTGGAAGCTATACTGGGCCTGGGTTCACTGGACCCGACGGTACAGCTTCGCGCCCTGAAGGGGACCGAGACACCGGTAGCGAGCCTATGTTTAATTTTCGAAGCTTGGCCGAGCTCGTTGGGGTTAATATCGATGATGGATCTCCACACCCTGGAGAAGGGGCTGAATCTCCTTCTGGCAACGTCAAGGACACAATAAGCCGACCTTTGTCACAAGtaaaggaagaggagaaggagggagCAGAAGCTGAACACGTGGAAAAGATGCACCACGAGCAGGCCGGCGCAGAAGATGAGAGTTCTCCTCCACCTGGATTGAGCAGCGAATCAACAGCCATTGAAACAATAGGGGGCACCAGTCTGTCTCCAAAGGTTACAATTACTCCGGGTACTCCAATGCCGGACGAGGATATTGATAGCACAGAAGCTAAGCAGCTGGGACACTCGAGGGTGTCTGTGCAGCCGTCAGAGGTCATGCACTGA